GGTTTTGCGATCCGCACATCTCCGCAGGCGGACAACGTGTCCGGTTATCGCGGTCCAACCGAATGTCTCGTCGCTCTCGCGCCCGACGGTCGAACCGTCGTGGGGCTGCGCCTTAGCAAGAGTTACGACACGGATGCCTACGTGGACCAGATCCGCCGGGCGGAACCGTTTCTTAAAACGTTCATCGGCCGTTCCGTCGAAGAACTTGCGAGCCTCGGGGCCCCGGCAAAGGACAACGTGGAAGGAATTGCCGGCGCCACACAGACCGCCCGCGCTGTCGTGGAAGGAGTGCGCAGCCATTTCGAGTCTGTGATCGAAGCGCAATCGCAAGCGGTCCGCTGGAGGCCCAAACCACGCGATTGGGCGCTCGCAGGGGTGGTTCTGTGTGCCCTGCTCATGTCATTTACCTCGCTTCGCGGCCATCGATCGATCCGCATGGCGTGGCAGCTTGTGCTGGTTGCCTATGTCGGACTCCTGAATCACGATCTTTTATCGCTTGCGCTCTTCGGTGGGTGGGCGACCAGCGGCATGGCGATCAAAGCCGCACCTGCCCTGGCCTTGCTCGCGGTCGCAGCACTGGTCGTGCCCTGGACCTCGCGTCGCCAGCTCTACTGCCACCAGATCTGTCCACACGGTGCTGCACAGCAGCTTCTCGGGAAGGTGTTCCGCCAACGCTGGGCCCTGCCGTCGAATCTGGCCCATGTGCTGGAATCTGTTCCTGCCATTTTGCTTGGTATTGGGCTGGTGACGTTGGTGTTTGGGTGTCAATTGAATCTTGCCAGCATCGAACCGTTCGATGCGTGGGTCTGGCGGACCGCTGGCGCAGCCACACTCGTCATCGCCATTGTTGGGCTGGCGGCATCGTTGTTCATTCCACAGGCATACTGCCGGTTCGGCTGCCCAACCGGCGCGCTGTTGAACTTTGTCCGTGCCGCTGGTTCCGCCGACCGCTGGGGACGCCGTGATTGGACCGCGCTCGGTTTTCTGGCGGCCGGGTTCGCCGCGGTCGGCATCGTTCGCGCCTGGCCGCGCGCCGAACAACCGCCCGAACCTCTGACTCTGACGGGTCGCACCATGGGCACGACCTGGTCCGTAAAAATCCGTGATGAAGTCGCGGACCCCGCGATTGTCAACAAAGTCATCGTGGACGAATTCGAGTGGGCGGAAAACATGACGTCACACTGGCGCACGAACACCGATATTTCGGAGTTCAACCGCACCGCCACCACCAATGCGATGCCAGTACCGTGGCCGGTGCTGACGCTTTCACGATGGGCGGCCGACATCAGCCGCCACACGGGTGGCGCTTATGACATTACGGTTGGACCGTTGGTGAACCTTTGGGGATTCGGCCCGGCTCATCGGCACACCGAGCCACCCACGGACGCGGAAATCAACGCGGCCCTGCCTGCGGTCGGCTGGCAAAAACTCGAAATTCTCGACGGAATGTTGCGCAAGCGGCACCCGGCGCTCGAAATCGACCTTTCCAGTATTGCGGTCGGCTGGGCCATAGATCAAGTCGCCCAAAACCTCGAACGCCGCGGCTACACCAATTTTCTCGTCGAAGCCGGCGGCGAGCTTCGCGCCCGTGGACGCTGGACCATCGCCGTCGAACACCCGACACGGATCTGCACCCTGACGAACGAGTCCATCGGCACTTCCGGAACATATCGCCGGAATTTCAAATCAGGCAGCCGCGAGTATTCCCATTTGATCGACCCGCACACGGGCCGCCCCATTACGCATCACACGGTGACTGTCAGCGCGCGCGCGGACGACTGCGCCCATGCCGATGCCTGGGGCGCAGCGTTGAACGTGCTGGGAGTCGAAACCGGCCTCCCTTTGGCGGAACGTCTCAACCTCGCCGCTCGATTTGTGACCGAAAGAACGGATGGCACACTCGAGATCAGGGAGAGCAGCGCCTGGAAAAAGCGTGAACTTCTGGCCGGTCCGCCGCCTGCCGCGCGGCGATAGCGAGACGGACCGCAAATCATGACCGGACCG
The Candidatus Angelobacter sp. DNA segment above includes these coding regions:
- a CDS encoding FAD:protein FMN transferase — translated: MSYALLSMARLINSSLLLRFYRAGVLLVMVAVVRQQSRWLEGQHASSISIRQARKFFPAANRVQLRDPDRGLYFVTDARNDTIGCLLTTSPQTDNIIGYSGPNNLLIALDSRGAIAGVELLRSGDTKEHVEKVKSDPNFLRSFIGWKPGSSSLPKIEGVSGATLTSFAIAESVQQRLAGAAPSLRFPDPVALSEVRNLFTNAARLVPDQSRLRALDAMGRLLGFAIRTSPQADNVSGYRGPTECLVALAPDGRTVVGLRLSKSYDTDAYVDQIRRAEPFLKTFIGRSVEELASLGAPAKDNVEGIAGATQTARAVVEGVRSHFESVIEAQSQAVRWRPKPRDWALAGVVLCALLMSFTSLRGHRSIRMAWQLVLVAYVGLLNHDLLSLALFGGWATSGMAIKAAPALALLAVAALVVPWTSRRQLYCHQICPHGAAQQLLGKVFRQRWALPSNLAHVLESVPAILLGIGLVTLVFGCQLNLASIEPFDAWVWRTAGAATLVIAIVGLAASLFIPQAYCRFGCPTGALLNFVRAAGSADRWGRRDWTALGFLAAGFAAVGIVRAWPRAEQPPEPLTLTGRTMGTTWSVKIRDEVADPAIVNKVIVDEFEWAENMTSHWRTNTDISEFNRTATTNAMPVPWPVLTLSRWAADISRHTGGAYDITVGPLVNLWGFGPAHRHTEPPTDAEINAALPAVGWQKLEILDGMLRKRHPALEIDLSSIAVGWAIDQVAQNLERRGYTNFLVEAGGELRARGRWTIAVEHPTRICTLTNESIGTSGTYRRNFKSGSREYSHLIDPHTGRPITHHTVTVSARADDCAHADAWGAALNVLGVETGLPLAERLNLAARFVTERTDGTLEIRESSAWKKRELLAGPPPAARR